In Thermococcus sp., the following proteins share a genomic window:
- a CDS encoding DMT family transporter, producing the protein MRREELILVGITAIWGSTFAVMKVGLESLPPFLFLAYRFGLASILMFAIFRGRLVKRESLKPGLILGITLFFGHGFQIVGLEYTSPSNSAFITSLYVVFTPFVAYFLLHERVRARDTLSLGIALTGLYLISGATIHLNHGDALTVVSALSFAFQIVLVESFRGHDYLSLTFWQIFWNFVLSTAVSVLMEKPVIPTAPAAWGGIIYLVVFATALTFTLQLRYQRFVPAYRAALIYSSEPIFASVVSLIALREVLSLKGYIGAALIMAGIWNEIRKGSPAAEPAKPL; encoded by the coding sequence ATGCGGCGGGAAGAATTAATACTCGTTGGCATCACGGCGATATGGGGGAGCACGTTCGCCGTCATGAAGGTAGGGCTTGAGAGCCTGCCCCCGTTTCTGTTCCTAGCTTACAGATTCGGGCTTGCATCCATCCTGATGTTCGCCATATTCCGGGGAAGACTCGTAAAAAGGGAAAGTCTAAAGCCCGGACTCATCCTGGGTATCACGCTCTTCTTCGGCCACGGCTTCCAGATAGTCGGCCTGGAGTACACCAGCCCGTCCAATTCAGCCTTTATAACCTCTCTATACGTGGTCTTCACACCCTTTGTGGCGTATTTCCTCCTCCATGAGAGGGTCAGGGCGAGGGACACCCTCTCCCTCGGGATCGCGCTCACCGGTCTGTACCTCATATCCGGGGCAACCATTCACCTCAACCACGGGGATGCCCTGACGGTCGTCTCGGCCCTGAGCTTCGCCTTTCAGATAGTTCTAGTCGAGTCGTTCAGGGGACACGACTACCTGAGCTTAACCTTCTGGCAGATATTCTGGAACTTCGTGCTTTCCACCGCGGTCTCTGTCCTCATGGAGAAACCCGTTATCCCGACGGCCCCCGCGGCGTGGGGTGGGATAATATACCTGGTGGTGTTCGCAACTGCGCTGACGTTCACACTACAGCTACGCTACCAGCGCTTTGTTCCAGCGTACAGGGCCGCCCTGATATACTCCTCCGAACCAATATTCGCATCCGTAGTCTCGTTAATAGCCCTCAGAGAGGTCCTGTCCCTAAAGGGATACATCGGGGCCGCCCTGATAATGGCGGGAATATGGAACGAGATACGAAAAGGCTCCCCCGCGGCGGAACCCGCCAAACCCCTGTGA